The following proteins are encoded in a genomic region of Candidatus Delongbacteria bacterium:
- a CDS encoding CTP synthase, with product MAVKRSKTKYIFVTGGVVSSLGKGITAASLGLLLKQRGLKVSILKLDPYLNLDPGTMSPYQHGEVFVTEDGAETDLDLGHYERFIDENMGRMNNTTAGQIYESVLTKERRGDYLGGTVQVIPHITNEIKDKIFKVANETNVNVLLVEIGGTVGDIESLPFIEAIRQFRFDVGPENTLYMHVTYIPFVKAAGELKTKPTQHSVKNLLELGIQPEILICRSEMKIPKENKDKIALFCNVEKHCVIDCVDAPTIYQVPLSFHKSKLDEIVCEKLGIVDAENIDLENWKKVVKNIKSPSKTVRIGVVGKYTSLSDAYKSILEAFIHAGSENNAKVEVVFVNAEEIETNGPTELLSSLEGILVPGGFGNRGIEGKLLAVKYARENKIPFFGICLGMQCAVIEFARNVGGMKNANSTEFARKLKYPVIDLMAEQKKVKFKGGTMRLGAFDCELTPGTKLYEAYGDKHISERHRHRYEVNNAFIGSLEDCGLIASGKNTELNLVEAIEIADHPWFVAVQYHPELKSRVTKAHPLFRELVKASLQYQKSK from the coding sequence ATGGCTGTAAAACGTAGTAAAACTAAATACATATTTGTGACTGGTGGGGTTGTATCTTCACTTGGAAAAGGAATTACAGCAGCGAGTCTGGGTCTTCTTCTTAAGCAAAGGGGATTAAAGGTTTCAATTTTAAAATTGGACCCATATTTGAATCTTGACCCTGGAACTATGTCTCCATATCAGCATGGAGAAGTATTTGTTACAGAAGATGGTGCTGAAACAGATCTGGATTTAGGACACTACGAAAGATTCATTGATGAAAATATGGGTAGAATGAACAATACTACTGCAGGTCAAATTTATGAAAGTGTTCTTACTAAAGAGAGACGTGGTGATTATTTAGGTGGAACCGTTCAGGTTATTCCTCACATTACTAATGAAATTAAAGATAAGATTTTCAAAGTAGCCAATGAAACAAATGTAAATGTTCTCTTAGTTGAGATTGGTGGTACAGTTGGAGATATTGAATCTCTTCCATTTATTGAAGCTATCAGACAATTTAGATTTGATGTAGGTCCTGAAAATACTTTATATATGCATGTGACTTATATACCGTTTGTTAAGGCTGCAGGAGAATTGAAGACTAAACCTACACAGCATTCTGTAAAAAATCTTCTTGAATTAGGTATTCAACCAGAGATTTTGATTTGTAGATCTGAAATGAAGATCCCTAAAGAGAATAAAGATAAAATTGCTCTATTCTGTAATGTTGAAAAACATTGCGTGATAGATTGTGTTGATGCCCCAACAATTTATCAGGTACCATTATCATTCCACAAAAGTAAGCTTGATGAAATAGTATGTGAAAAGCTGGGTATTGTTGATGCAGAAAATATTGATCTAGAAAACTGGAAAAAGGTCGTTAAAAATATTAAATCACCTTCAAAAACTGTAAGGATTGGCGTAGTAGGTAAATACACAAGTTTAAGTGATGCGTATAAATCGATTTTAGAAGCATTTATTCATGCTGGTAGCGAGAACAATGCTAAAGTCGAGGTAGTTTTTGTTAATGCAGAGGAAATTGAAACCAATGGACCAACTGAACTATTGTCGTCTCTAGAAGGTATTTTAGTTCCAGGTGGATTTGGAAACAGAGGTATTGAGGGGAAATTGCTCGCTGTTAAATATGCCAGAGAAAATAAAATTCCATTCTTTGGTATTTGTTTAGGTATGCAATGTGCAGTTATCGAGTTCGCTCGTAATGTTGGTGGAATGAAAAATGCAAATAGTACAGAATTTGCGAGAAAATTAAAATACCCTGTAATTGATTTAATGGCTGAGCAAAAAAAGGTTAAGTTTAAAGGCGGTACAATGAGACTTGGTGCTTTTGACTGTGAACTTACTCCAGGTACAAAATTGTATGAAGCATATGGTGATAAGCACATTTCTGAGAGACACAGACACAGATATGAAGTAAACAATGCATTTATTGGTAGTCTTGAGGATTGTGGTTTGATAGCCTCTGGTAAGAACACTGAACTTAATTTAGTGGAAGCTATAGAAATTGCAGATCATCCGTGGTTTGTTGCGGTTCAGTATCACCCAGAACTAAAATCCCGTGTTACTAAAGCTCATCCACTTTTTAGAGAATTGGTAAAAGCTAGCCTTCAGTATCAAAAAAGCAAATAA